A part of Sulfurifustis variabilis genomic DNA contains:
- a CDS encoding thermostable hemolysin has product MNPDVRSPTFSAGPRQNASAIPSRVEMVKADSPERPEVEGFIRASFAAAYGARLHHFLPDLMSVRDARRALLAVLGLRPAASGALFLEQYLECPVEGALGRALRREVSRAELVEVGNLAVAHSGGARWLIAALTAYLKGAGVGWAVFTAVPALRNAFVRMGIELMTLAPADPRRLTEAERAQWGRYYDSGPLVMAASVEQAFDALTAFLRRTNDRYRLIGLWKHAYAAGIFAEVEPA; this is encoded by the coding sequence GTGAATCCCGACGTTCGTTCGCCGACATTTTCGGCCGGTCCCCGCCAAAACGCCAGCGCCATCCCGTCGCGGGTCGAGATGGTGAAGGCCGATTCGCCCGAGCGCCCCGAGGTGGAAGGCTTCATCCGCGCCAGCTTCGCGGCCGCATACGGTGCGCGCCTGCATCATTTTCTGCCCGATCTCATGAGCGTGCGCGACGCGCGACGTGCGCTCCTGGCGGTGCTGGGGCTGCGTCCCGCCGCCTCGGGCGCGCTCTTCCTCGAGCAGTACCTGGAGTGCCCCGTGGAGGGGGCGCTCGGCCGGGCCCTGCGGCGCGAGGTGTCGCGCGCGGAGCTCGTCGAAGTCGGAAACCTCGCGGTCGCGCACTCGGGCGGCGCGCGCTGGCTGATCGCCGCGCTCACGGCCTACCTCAAGGGCGCGGGCGTCGGCTGGGCGGTGTTCACCGCCGTTCCCGCGTTGCGCAACGCGTTCGTCCGTATGGGCATCGAGCTCATGACCCTCGCGCCGGCCGATCCCCGTCGGCTGACGGAGGCGGAGCGCGCGCAGTGGGGACGCTACTACGACAGTGGCCCGCTCGTCATGGCCGCGAGCGTCGAGCAGGCATTCGACGCGCTCACCGCGTTTCTGCGCCGCACGAACGACCGGTACCGGCTGATCGGCCTCTGGAAGCACGCGTATGCGGCCGGCATCTTCGCCGAAGTGGAGCCGGCATGA
- a CDS encoding putative bifunctional diguanylate cyclase/phosphodiesterase: MAFLYAIGDLQAAEGLVAIVQAAHRNPLLYIIDTAPFFLGLFARIAGIRQDRLRRFSDSLELQIAEKTESLQRALAEAQRANDVIAHMAEHDALTGLLNRRRFELDLRRWTDHAIRYRRPLALLFLDLDDFKQINDRFGHKGGDQCLAAAAEALVATLRSTDFAARWGGDEFAVLLPESDAGAAGQVADKLLARLGARKVELNGERLAVSASIGVAALPEHAATADELLACADGAMYHAKESGRNRWHLYSASDAESDRARERMRWAARLRRALETDQFVLLYQPVVHLTTGATAHYEALVRMEDRDGRLISPGVFLEYAEQFGLSGSIDAMVLRKASRRLAELGRTDVWISINLSRTTLGDARFLEALEDALDLARLPPAQLGFEISERLLLDHMNEATALAQRLKALGCRVVLDDAGLNLALARHLRRIPLDVIKLDGGLVRRLGEPDEQRIASTLTAIARDMGVETVAKFVEDPALIAVIRDLGIQCVQGFALGRPLEAIEPIPAARLA; this comes from the coding sequence GTGGCGTTCCTTTACGCCATCGGCGACTTGCAGGCGGCCGAGGGGCTCGTCGCGATCGTGCAGGCGGCCCACCGCAATCCGCTGCTCTACATCATCGACACCGCACCCTTCTTTCTCGGGCTGTTCGCCCGCATCGCCGGCATCCGGCAGGATCGCCTGAGACGCTTTTCGGACAGCCTCGAGCTCCAGATCGCGGAAAAGACCGAGTCCCTGCAGCGGGCGCTCGCCGAGGCGCAGCGCGCGAACGACGTGATCGCTCACATGGCGGAGCACGACGCCCTGACGGGCCTTCTGAACCGGCGTCGGTTCGAGCTGGATCTCCGCCGCTGGACGGATCATGCGATCCGCTATCGACGCCCGCTCGCGCTCCTCTTCCTCGACCTCGACGACTTCAAGCAGATCAACGACCGCTTCGGGCACAAGGGCGGCGACCAGTGCCTCGCCGCCGCGGCGGAAGCGCTCGTCGCCACGCTGCGGTCGACGGATTTCGCCGCCCGGTGGGGAGGCGACGAGTTCGCGGTGCTGCTGCCGGAGAGCGACGCCGGCGCCGCCGGCCAGGTCGCCGACAAGCTGCTCGCGCGACTCGGCGCGCGCAAGGTCGAGCTGAACGGGGAGCGCCTTGCCGTGTCGGCGAGCATCGGGGTGGCCGCGCTGCCCGAGCACGCGGCGACGGCGGACGAGCTCCTGGCCTGCGCCGACGGCGCGATGTACCACGCGAAGGAGAGCGGGCGAAACCGCTGGCATCTCTACTCGGCGTCCGACGCGGAATCGGATCGCGCGCGGGAGAGAATGCGCTGGGCCGCGCGACTCCGACGCGCGCTCGAGACCGATCAGTTCGTTCTGCTCTACCAGCCGGTCGTGCACCTGACGACCGGCGCGACCGCCCATTACGAAGCGCTGGTGCGCATGGAGGATCGCGACGGCCGGCTGATCAGCCCCGGCGTTTTCCTCGAATACGCCGAGCAGTTCGGCCTGAGCGGCTCCATCGACGCCATGGTACTGCGCAAGGCGTCGCGACGGCTCGCCGAGCTGGGGCGAACGGACGTGTGGATCTCGATCAATCTGTCGCGCACGACGCTCGGCGATGCACGGTTCCTGGAGGCGCTCGAGGACGCGCTGGATCTCGCGCGCCTGCCCCCCGCGCAGCTCGGTTTCGAGATCAGCGAGCGGCTGCTGCTCGATCACATGAACGAGGCGACCGCGCTCGCGCAGCGACTGAAAGCGCTCGGCTGCCGGGTCGTCCTCGACGACGCCGGGCTCAACCTCGCGCTCGCCCGGCATCTCCGGCGTATCCCGCTCGACGTCATCAAGCTGGACGGCGGCCTGGTGCGCCGGCTCGGCGAACCGGACGAGCAGCGCATCGCGTCGACGCTGACCGCCATCGCCCGGGA
- the hypE gene encoding hydrogenase expression/formation protein HypE, whose product MQDHADDFDSTHVTLAHGNGGRFMRELIERVFARHLANPLLDVQADAVPLPAIDGEMVFTTDGFTVQPLEFPGGDIGSLAIHGTVNDLSVAGARPLYLALNAFIEEGLEIAQLERIAASLARAAREAGVQVVAGDTKVVRRGEGGGLYLATTGVGVRARGLRLGMDAIRAGDAVLVSGPIGDHGIAVMFAREQFGLRGDLQSDAASVYPLTSALLDGPGVRFMRDPTRGGLAMIANEICRATGLTVRLREPAIPVRNPVRSVCDMLGYDPMYLACEGRVVAVVDPERVESALAAWRRLPSGRDSVLIGRIEAGKPHVVLETELGGERLIEELEDDPLPRIC is encoded by the coding sequence GTGCAAGACCACGCCGACGACTTCGATTCCACCCACGTCACCCTGGCGCACGGCAACGGCGGACGTTTCATGCGCGAGCTCATCGAGCGCGTGTTCGCGCGTCATCTCGCGAACCCGCTGCTCGACGTGCAGGCCGACGCCGTTCCCCTCCCGGCGATCGACGGCGAAATGGTGTTCACGACCGACGGCTTCACCGTGCAGCCGCTCGAGTTTCCGGGCGGCGACATCGGTTCGCTCGCGATCCACGGCACCGTCAACGACCTTTCGGTCGCGGGCGCGCGACCGCTCTACCTCGCCCTCAACGCGTTCATCGAAGAAGGACTCGAGATCGCTCAGCTCGAACGCATCGCTGCGAGCCTCGCGCGCGCCGCGCGCGAGGCGGGCGTGCAGGTCGTCGCCGGCGACACCAAGGTGGTCCGCCGCGGCGAAGGCGGCGGTCTCTACCTCGCGACCACGGGCGTGGGCGTGCGAGCGCGCGGGCTGCGCCTGGGCATGGACGCGATCCGGGCGGGCGATGCCGTCCTGGTCAGCGGCCCGATCGGCGACCACGGCATCGCCGTCATGTTCGCGCGCGAGCAGTTCGGGTTGCGCGGCGACCTGCAGTCGGACGCGGCCAGCGTGTATCCGCTCACCTCGGCGCTCCTCGACGGCCCCGGCGTGCGCTTCATGCGCGACCCGACGCGCGGCGGGCTCGCCATGATCGCGAACGAGATCTGCCGCGCGACGGGCTTGACGGTGCGTCTACGCGAACCCGCCATTCCCGTCCGGAACCCCGTCCGCTCGGTCTGCGACATGCTCGGGTACGACCCCATGTACCTGGCCTGCGAGGGTCGGGTCGTGGCGGTCGTGGACCCGGAACGGGTGGAAAGCGCCCTCGCCGCCTGGCGCCGCCTGCCCTCCGGGCGCGACTCGGTCCTGATCGGGCGCATCGAGGCGGGCAAACCGCACGTCGTCCTCGAGACCGAGCTCGGCGGCGAGCGGCTGATCGAGGAGCTCGAAGACGATCCGCTGCCGCGGATCTGCTAG